The Tenrec ecaudatus isolate mTenEca1 chromosome 7, mTenEca1.hap1, whole genome shotgun sequence genome window below encodes:
- the LOC142453043 gene encoding small ribosomal subunit protein eS12-like, whose amino-acid sequence MSEEGIAAGGVMDVNTALLEVLKTALIHDGLEHGIREAAKVLDKRQAHLCVLASNCDEPIYVKLVEALCVEQQINLIKVDDNKKLGEWVGLCKIDREGKPRKVVGCSCVVVKDYGKESQAKDIIEEYFKCKK is encoded by the coding sequence ATGTCCGAGGAAGGCATTGCTGCTGGAGGTGTAATGGACGTTAACACTGCATTACTAGAGGTGCTGAAGACCGCCCTCATCCACGATGGCCTAGAACATGGAATCCGCGAAGCTGCCAAAGTCTTAGACAAGCGTCAAGCTCATCTCTGTGTGCTTGCATCCAACTGTGATGAGCCGATATATGTCAAGTTGGTGGAGGCCCTATGTGTTGAACAGCAGATCAACCTCATTAAGGTTGATGACAACAAGAAACTAGGAGAGTGGGTGGGCCTCTGCAAAATTGATAGAGAAGGAAAACCCCGGAAAGTGGTTGGTTGCAGTTGTGTGGTTGTTAAGGACTATGGCAAAGAATCTCAAGCCAAGGATATTATTGAAGAATACTTTAAATGCAAAAAATGA